The region CGACGTATACGACTCCTACATCGCGAAACTCCGCAAGCACTGGGCTGCCTCGGAGCAACTCGCAGTAGCGGCATCAGGCGAACCAGGCGGAAGACACCGCACGGGCGAGATAGATGTTATACCTCGTAGTGTAAAAGAGATTATCGCACTGCTCCGCGACAGTGAGCAATTGAAGCAGGCTATTTATTCGAGGATCCAAGCGATCGCGGATATCGTTGATCATGAGCATCGAATTCTTGGGGGGCTGGCTCGCGTACTCAATGAGAACAACCGGGACCGTCTAAATGATGTATTGCACGCGGAGAGAAACGGAGGCATGTCGTTGCTTCGTACGAAGCTGAGGCGGTTTCCGTATACCCTGCATCTGTACTCGGATACGGGAGCTACTTTCGCTGAAATGCTTTGTTTAGATCCTGTGAGTCTACTTTCATGGAGAGAGATGGTCGATTTCTTCTGGAGGACGGGTGAGTCTGAAATGCTCGCGGATCGCTATGAAGGTTTGTTGATAATGGCTTGTGTTATAGCAACGGTTAATGAGTGGGATTTGGCGGAGCAGTACTGCAAGGGTGCTATCGAGACCGCTCGCGATCTCACACCTGTACGGGTCGATGCCGGCGATGTCTCGCCTCATGAAGCAATATTCTTGTTGGCTGTTTGTCATCGCAAATTTATGGCTACTGTCGAACGCCTGCACGTTGGCATCGATCTGCTTCAAACCGCTTCACAGCAGAAGCGGGAGTGGAACATTCTTCGGGGTGAGCTCGACCGAGATGATCCGCGTTATCTGAATGAGCGTGCTGTACAGATTCTGCTGCTGAATACACATTTCCGTTCTTCTGACCCACTAGTTCCGGAGCTTTCGTCTGACTACGCGCTTATGCTACTTGACAAGGCAGATGAAGTAGTGGGCGACGATTTATTGTTGAAGGCGCAGATCGCTAACAACCGGTTGTATTACCAAGTGGTTACCGCCGGCGACAAGGATTTTTCTGCTTTGCGTAACCAGCTTGATGGCCTCAAAGCCCTACAATCCACACTTGAACCTAATCAGGACCGTTGGCCAGCTTTTATTCAACATACAGTGGCATACGCTGATTGGGCACTGAACTATCCCCATTCTTCTCAACGGCGCGAACAGATCATTACGTGCTTAGCAAATTTGGTGGAAGGCATGAGTCAGGAAGGAGATCGTGAGCTAAGGAAAGCGTATGAGGCACAATTAAAAGCGGTTCAAGCCAACCAACCGTTTAAGTAAAAAGGACGCGAACACGGTGGGCGCAGAGTATCAGTTGGATTGATCTCCTTGCGATCGCGAGTTCTCGGCCCGCGTCGAGGGTGAATGTGTCGAGGGTGAATGTTAAGAGATGCCTGCCGCCGTGAGGGAGTCAACCGCCTTGTCATCTCCGTCGAAACCGCACAACCCCTTGGCCTGCTTCCTGCCCTTCCGCCCGCCGCGTACGTTGCGCGGCGGGCGGTTTGCTGCCGTGAGACGCGGGTCCACACGCCACACCGACAGAGAAGCGAAGCCGCATGGTCCAGGTCCCGACCACACCTCCCAGCGAGCGTTACCCCGGCCGGCCCGCCGAGGGCCGCGTCGTCGTCATCGCGCCCACGCGGGCAGCGTGCGAGACCATCGAACTCGGCGTGCAGCTGACGGGCGTCGAGACGATCATGCAGCGCGAGCACGGAGCCGAGATCGCCGAGCTGGCGCGCTCGGGCCGCGGCTTTGGGATCATGGCGGGGACGGGCACGGGCAAGACGCTGGCGATCCGCCCCATCGCGCAGGCCATCGTGGGCGAAGAGCTGCGCGTGGGCGTGGTGAACCGCGAGCGCGAGGCCACGCCCGAGACGCCCACCTGGAACGTGGTGATCGTCACAACGGGCATCGCGCGGCGGTGGCTGCAGGACGACATGATCGACAAGTCGGACGTGGTGATCGTCGACGAGATCCACCAGACCAGCGCCGAGCTGGAGCTGTGCCTGGCGCTGGCCAAGCGCGCCGGCTGCCGCTTCATCTGGCTCTCCGCCACCGTCGATCCCCGCTTCTACGCCGAGTACCTGGGCAGCGCCGCGGTCATCGAGTCCAGCGCGTTCGATCCCAAGATGGCAGCCGACGTGCGGGTGTCGAACACCAGCAACCCTGTCGCCTTCCTGGGCGAGCGCTTCATGCGCCACGTGGTGAAGGACAAGCGCGGCGTGGCGGTATTCGTCCCCACGCGCGCGGGAACGGAGATGGTGGCCAAGGAGGTGAGCGAAAAGTGGAGGCACGTGCTCACCGAGTTCTACCACGGCGGCGAGCCGGTCGCCAAGCTGCGCCCGTTCCTGGAGGACGAAGGCGCGGAACACCCGTTCGTCCTGTCGATGACGGCGGCGGGGCAGAGCGCGCTGAACATCCGCGGGCTCGACACGGTGGTCATCGAGGACGCGCAGTTCACCACCATCGTCAACAAGGGGAAGACGGTGCTCACGCGGATGCCGCTGGGCGCCAACGAGATCCTGCAGATGGCGGGACGGGTGCACGGCCGCGTGCCGGGCGGCGAGGTGTGGATCCTGTCGGACCGGCAGATCGACTTCTACGCGCTGCGGCCCACGGAGCCGCACTTCCAATTGGCGGGCGACCCCGAGCGCGTGGCGATGACCTGCGCCGACATGGGCGTCCGCGCCGACGAGCTGGACCTTCCCGTGCCGCTGGACCGCATCGCCTACCGCCGGGCGATGGACACGCTGCAGCGCCGCGGCATCATCGCCAACGGCCGGCTGACGCCGTACGGCCGCTCCGTCGAGGTGCTGCCGGTAGACCGCTCCTGGGGCGAGCTGCTGGTGAACGCCGAGGAGCACCTGGTGCCCGTCGTGGCGGTCTGCGCGTCCATCGAGTCGCTTCACCGCATGCTGCGCCAGCAGGACAACGACATCGGCCAGTACGTGGTGCCCGGCAGTGACCACCTGACGTCGTACGCCATCTACCGCGACGCGCTGGAGCAGACCGGGTCGATGGGCGCCGTCTACGGCCTGCCACGCCACGTCTTCGATCCGCAGGCGCTGGAAGAGTGGGCCGAGGAGCGCGGTGTGATGATGCGCTCCATCGAGGACGCGGCCCTGGCCATCGCCTCCATCTTCCGCGGGCTGGACCTGACGCTGCCGCGCACCCTGCCCAAGATGAGCGGGCGCATCGAGCGCGAGTGGCAGGCGCTGCTCGCGCGGGTGATGCCGTTCGACCTGGTGATCGACGAAGAGACCAGCTGGGGCGAGGAGGTGAACGTCTCTAAGACCAGCTACTGCAGCAGCCACGGCGTGGTGGCGGGGCAGATCAACTACTTCGCCGACAAGTTCGGGCGCGCGCGCGGCAGCATCTCGGGGAGCCAGCTTCCGTACGACCTGATCTGGGAGAACGCGCAGCCTGGCGAGGCGCAGGTCACGTACGATCCGGCGCACCGCCGCGCGCCCCTGCGCGCCATCCGCACTCGCGAGTTCCACGGCTTCGTGCTGGACAGCGACGAGAAGCCGATCGACCGCTTTCCGGAGGAGCTTGCGGACCCGTGCCGCCGCGTGCTGGCCGAGGCGGTGGCCAGCGGACAGGCGCAGCACCGCGACCTGAACGCCAGCCGCGAGGCGCTCCGCGAGCTACGCGAAATCTTCCGCCGCTCCGCGGGATCCACGGCGTCCGTCGGGGAAAAGGAGTTGACGGAGTACCTGATGCAGCGGCTGGCGGGCGTCAACTCGTACTCCGAGTTCCTGGAAACGCCGCTGCAGATCAACCCCGACGACCTGGTGCCGGCGGAGGAGCGCGCGCGGTGGCTGGCGCTGCCCAGCACCATCGTCATCGCGGAGCGCGTGTACCCGCTGGACTACGCCTTCGAGGACGGCCAGGCGGTGGTGCGCGCGCGGATCCCCGCGAAGGCGCTCACCTACGCGGACGAGGACGAGCTTCCCGTCTTCGACCGGCCGCTGCACTGGACGGTGACGCGCGGCAAGCACGAGGCGATCCGCGCAACCTCGCTGGACGAGGCGCGGGTGTTGGTGCGCGACACCTCTCCCGCCACGCGCGCCCGCGCCCGCGACGCGGAGGACGGCGACCGCCCGCGCGGTGGGGGGGGAGGACGCCGCGGCGGAGGCGGCGGCCGCGACGAGGGCGGACGCGGCCCGCGGCGGTCCGGTCAGCGCAAGGGCGCGAGAGGCGGCCGCGGGGGCAAGGGCGGGCCGAAGGGACGCAGGCGCGCGCGGCACTGAGGGCGGGTCATCCCGGGGTGAGGCCCTGTGGATCCAGGGGAGTGTCCCAGCTTGGGTGAGTCCCCGGCCCTGCACGGGCGAATGAATTCGCTGCAACAACCCCACGATGTCCGCCTTCGCGGACTACCCTGCCGCGGATGCACTCCGCAGCAGTGTGGCGCGCCCCCGCCGCGGTGTCATCCCGACGGAGCGGCCACGGTGAAAGCTGACCTGACACCGTAGACCGCAGCGACCGAGGGATCCGCCACACACCACGCGAGGTGCGCCGAGCCAGCCCCGGCACACACCGCTCTGGCCGGCTTCCATGCCGCTGCCGCGCCCGGGCTGAGAAGTGCCCCAGGCAAGATCCTTCGGCCCGCGAGGGATGGTGCGCGGGCGAGTCCGGCGCGCCTGGGCCTCAGGATGACAAATTGTTGCGCACCAATGGCTTGGCCTCGCGCTCAACCCTGAAGTGTACCCCCTCTCCCACGCTGTTTGTGGGAGAGGGTGGACGAGCCTAGGCGAGGACGGGTGAGGGCCCCACGGCACCCAAGGCCTCGGCACCGGTGACCGCTGCCGCGCCCGGGCTGTTACGTGTCCGCGGCAAGATCCTCCGGCCCGCGAGGGATGGTGCGCGGGCGAGTCCGGCGCGCCTGGGCCTCACGGATGACAGGATGCCGCTCAATCGAACTCGGGCGTGCCACACACCCACGGCTGCACCCCAACAAGCCAATCCACGAAGGTGGATTTCGTGTGTTTGTTGCAGCGAATTCATTGAGGGTTGGTCATAAATGTATCTCGTGTAGTGTCAGGGCCCTACAGAATTCTTCGATTTCTCGTGTCCTGATGTGGCCGCCGCGCTTATGCGCTGCGAAGAAAGGCCTTGATCCCGATCTGGTTCAGGTCGCCCGTCTGATAGCGGTGCAGGAGGGCGAGTTGGTAGAGCAGTAGTGCGCCGAGTGCCAGCCGTGCGGTGTTGGCCAGCCCCCGGGTGGTGACCGGGCGCCGGAAGTCGAAGATGTTCTTGAAGAGGCCGTTGAAGTTCTCGATGCTGTGGTGACGGATGGAGTGCAGCATCTGCCGCACGATGGCGCCGTCGTCGGTTCGCGGCCGTTTGCTGCGACTACCCGCCACCAAGTGGCGACCGGCCTGGTTGCAGGCCGAGTGCAGTTGCTTGCAGTTGTACTGCGAATCCGCCATGACGAAGCGGACTTCCGGCGGGAGTTCGTCGAGCATCGGCAGCACGACCACGTTGTCGGCCTCGTTGGCTGGGCGGAGCCGGGCCGAGAGGGGGATCCAGACGCTCGCGACGGTGATGACGACGTGGAGCTTCCATCCGTAGACCCACCCGTGCCAGCCGGAACGGGTCCAGTGCGCCTCCGTGTCGATGCTGGTGTTGGGGACCACACCTGCTTTACGGTCATTCATGTGCCAGGGAGCCCCGCATGCGCGCAGGGTCGTGCTGTCCGCCGCGACCGCGCGGGCGCACCGCTCCCAAGGCTGGTAGAGTTGGACCAGGTGGTGTCCCAGGCAGGCGATCAGGGCTGGCAGGGTCGTGGGGAGCCGCTTGAGACGCCGCTCGAACGTACGCCGAGCAGGCATCTTCCCGTCCGGAAAGAGAAGAGCGCGGATCTCTGCGATCTCCGCGCTCGGCTCTGAAAGGACACTGAAGAGTTCGTGGACGCGATACAGGCGTCGCAGAACCATGATCACGAGCAGCTTGAGGAACAGCCGCTCGGAGTAGACAAGAGGACGCCCCCGCTGTCGCTTCGACGGCGGGGGCGGCTCAGGGATCGAGTCCACCAGACGCAGCAGTTGCAAAAGGAGCCGATCGCGTATACACATACGGCAGGCCTCCCTGTGGGGGTGTGTGGTCCTCGACAAACCTCACAGTCCACGCAGGAGCCTGCCGCGTCAAGAGTTTTCTTGGCGCGGCTTTCTCATTTGTTTTGGCGCAGCGGCTTCTGAGTGGGAGTAGAGGGGTGCGGTCCGAAAAGGCCACGCCGGAACCCCAAATTCCACAAGCCTTTATGTAGGAGGCTGATGGAATTATGACCAACCCTCAATTCATTCGCCCGTGCCCCGGCACCCACATGCGCGGAACCGCCCGTGCACCGAGCGCCGGCTCTTCCTCTGCTACCGATCCCGATATCAGAACTGTTGCGTAGCGCCGGGACACGCCCATATTCTGGCGTGTTGTGTTGTCGGACAGCGGCGCGTGCGCGCCGTTCCGTCGCCCAGCGCACCTTCCCGGGCCGCCGTCCGGCCCGCCCTCACCACCGGCGTGGAGGAGATCCCTGATGACCCAAGAACCCGCGTCCCCCCCTCCCGGGCGTCGCCGCCCGCTGCAGGAACTGCTCGCCGCCTTTGCCGTCGCGGCGGCGATCACCGCTGGCGTGGGCTGGCCCGGGATGATGCAAGCCGCATCCGGCCCGGCCGCCCTGGCGATGGAAGGCGCCGCGCCCGCCGACACCCCGAAGGCGCGGGTGCGGCCCGTGGCCCCGCGGGACTACGCGGATTCGCTGCGCGATCCCCCGGTGGTCCGGTCCGTCGGCGGAGTGCTGAACGCCACGCTGGCGGTGAACATGGCCCCCCTGCTCGTGGACACGTTCGCCACGCGGAGCGACACGACCAGCTCGGGGCAGGTGGACACGACCACCTTCACCAACCAGACGACCATGAACCTGCGGTCGTACCGGCTCACGTCCACCACCGACCCCGCCTACCAGTCCATCCTGCCGCTCGCGCCCGCGTTCCCCGGCCCCACCTTCCGGGTGCAGCGGGGGGACCTGGTCAGGATCCGGCTGATCAACAACCTTCCCATGGGCGGGCCGCGGGAATCGAACGAGGCGTGCATCCAGCCGGCTACGGATTCGGTCGGGGGGCTCACCATCCCGGACGTGTTCCAGGCGTGCTTTCACGGCCCCAACTACACCAACATCCATTACCACGGCATGCACGTGACCCCGGACAGCACGTCCACGGCGGTCGGTGACGACGTGCTGATGGTGATCGCCCCGGGCGACACCCTGCAGTACTCCTTCCGCATCCCGCAGAACCAGTCTCCGGGAACGCACTGGTACCACCCGCACAAGCACGGCTCGGTGGCCATCCAGGTGGCGAACGGAATGGCGGGCGCGTTCATCGTGGACGACCCCGCCACCGGGCTCGATTCCATCGTGAAGGCACTGCGGATGCGCGAGCACCTGATGGCCATCCAGCAGGTGGCTGAACGGGTGGGGCTGCTGGGGCACCAGGGGGAGCTGGACAAGTCGCCGGTGCTGGTGAACGGCCAGTACCAGCCCACCGTGTACATGGCGCCGGGCGAGGTGCAGCGCTGGCGCATCGTGAACGAGAACACCACGCGGACCACCAAGACCTTCCAGATCGGCTTCGCCGACTCGGCGGGGCGGGAACCGCTGCTGTACGACATCGCGCGCGACGGCGTACAGTTCTCTCCCGGGAACTACACGACGCGGTATGCGGATACGGCGCTGTTCATGGCGCCGGGACAGCGGCTGGACGTGTTCGTCCAGGCGCCCACGACCCCCGGGACGCACGTCTTCCATGCCGTCCACAACGGGGGCGCCAGCCGCGCGACCCGGGACCGCTCGCTCAGGGCCGGCTCGGACATTCTGCCCGACGCGGAGCCGCGGGACGAGACCGCGCCGCCGGGAGCCGTGCTGTTCAGGGTGGTGGTGGACCCCACACTGCGGGGCCGCAACACCCGGCTGCCCACCTCGCTTCCGCCCCTTCCCGGCTTCCTGGCGGAGACGCTTCCGGTGCAGCGCGACACTGCGCTGATCGTGTTCACCGACAGCCTGGGCCAGCAGCCCACCCAGTTCTACCTGGGGAGCCGCCTGAACCCCTTCCAGCGGTACGACGACAACAGCGTCTTCGTGCCGTCGGACACCGTCGGTACCGCAATGCCCATGGCCCTGGGCCAGACCCAGACGTGGAAGATCGTCAACAACAGCCAGCAGGGGATCAACCACCCGTTCCACATCCACATCAACCCCTTCCAGGTGAACCGGGTGGTGTACTTTCCCGGCGACCCGTTCGGCGAACTGTACGAGCAGCTGAACGCCGCGGCAGACTCGGGCCGCCCCATCTGGCTGGACGTGCTCCCGTTGCCCCAGGCGCGGCAAGACACGGCGGGGAACGGCATCCCGAACACCGCGTACGCGGTGATCACGCAGAAGTACGACACCTTCAAGGGGTGCCCGGACGGCAACTGCGGCCCGCCCACCGGAGCGTTCGTCATGCACTGCCACATCCTGGGCCACGAGGAGCGCGGGATGATGCAGGTGCTGGAGGTCGTGGAGCCCTGGGACCAGGCATCCGCGCCGCGTGCGCCTACCGGGGCGCACCCGCCCGGTCAGGGTCACGGCGGGCATGGGAGCGGGGGCCAGGCGCCGGGGCACCGCCACTGACGGGCGGCGGCGCCTGAACGGACTCGTGACTTGATCGCCAGCTCGCCCTGCGGGGAACTGCAGGGCGAGCATGAGCGGCACAGGTCTGGGGATGACAGCCGATTGAGTCCGGGCGCGCCACACGGACGAGGCTGCACGGCAGCAAGCCAATCCACAAAGGTGGATTTCGTGTGTTTGTTGCAGCGAATTCATTCGCCCGCGGAGGGGTCGGCCCGAAAAAAGCCCCGCCCCGGAAATCCGGGGCGGGGCTTCTTCCAACCGCGCGGGAGCGGATCAGGCGGCGGCGCTCTGATTCAGCAGCTTCTCGCGGTTGTCCTTGATCTCGGCGTTTTCGCGGGCGTTGCGCAGCCACTGCATGAACAGCTCCTGCTGCATCGCCTGCGCAGACTGCTGGCGCTGCGCCGCCTTCTGCGCGTCGAACTGCGCGCGGTCGGCCTCGGTGCGCTCGTACGGGCGGATCAGGAACAGGCCGGCCTCGGTCCGGGCCACGGGGCCAACCTGGCCCACCGGCGTTCCGAACGCCACGCCGATCGCCGCGTTGGCCTGCCCGAACACCGGGTTGCCCATCACCCGGCTGAACGGCCCCGTGCGCTGCACCGCCAGCCCGTTCGCCTGCGCCACCTGCTCCAGGCTCTGCCCGCCGCGAACCTGGCCCAGGATCTTGTTCGCCGCGCCCATCGCCGCCTCAATCCGCTTGTCGCGGATCAGCCGGTCGCGAATGCGCGGCGTGGCCTGGGCCAGCGTCATCTTCCCGGCGCCGTAGTATTCGTCGAGCTGCACCAGGTACAGCGCCTGTGGCGACTCCAGCACCTCGCTGACGTTGCTGCCGTCGCCGGCCGCGATGTCCACCTGCGCCTGCTGCGCCCAGTTCAGTGCCTCCTGCGCCGGCCCCACCCCGGGAAGGAACGCCGTCTCCGAGGTCAACTCCACGCTGTCGCGGAAGGTGATGCCCTGCACGCCCTGCGACGCCCGGCGCAGCCCCAGGCGCTCGGCGTTGGCCGCCACCGCCTCCAGCTGCTTCTCGAGCCGGTCGACCTCCTGCGGGTCCTTCTCGAAGCTCAGCAGGATGTGGCGCGCCTTCACCTGCTCGCCCGTGCGCTCCTGCACCTGGATCAGGTGCACGCCGAACTGGCTGACCACGGGCTGCGAGATCTCGTTCACCGGCAGCGCGAAGGCGGCCGAATCGAACGAGGGCACCATCTGCCCGCGGCCGAACGTGCCCAGGTCGCCGCCCTGCTGCGCGCTCCCCGTGTCGTCGGACTCGCGGCGCGCCACCTCGGCGAAGTCGGCGCCGCCCGCCAGCTCCTGGCGAAGCTCCTGCGCCTGCCGGATGGTGCCCGCGCGGTCCGCCTCGGTGATGGTCAGCGGAAGGTACGCCACCTTCAGCCGCGCGCCCTGCGGACGGTCGAAGTCATCGCGGTGCTCGTCGTAGTAGCGGCGGATCTCCGCCTGGGTGACCGTGGGCGCCGTGGGAGCCAGCTTTTCCAGCGGCAGCGCCACGTAGTCCACCGTCACCGTCTCGCTGCGGTCCTGGAATGCGCGCCACAGCTCGGCGTCGCTCAGGAAGCGGCCCGCGGAAAGCTGGTTGATCAGCTTCTGGCGCGGCAGCGACTCGCGGTAGTACTGCTCCAACTGCGCGAAGATCTCGGGCGTGGCGCGTGCGCTGCCCAGGAACGCGCGGTACTTCTGCAGGTCGAACTGGCCGTTGGTCAGGAAGATCTCCTGCTGGGCCAGGTCCGGCTGCGGAAGGTTGCGGGCGGCCCACAGGATCTCCTGGTCCGTCACGCGAATGCGGCGGCGCGAAAGCTCCTGGCGAAGCAGGATCTCGGCGACCAGCTGGTCCCACGCCTGCTCGCGGATGGCGCGCTCCGTCTCGGGCGTGATCTCGGTGCCCTGCTGCTGCGCCTGCTGCATCATCGCGTTGTAGGCGTCGTTGTACGCCTGCACGGTGATGGCCGAGCCGTTGACGCTGCCCAGGGCGCCGGCCCGCGCGCCGGCGCCACCCATCACTTCCATGCCGATCTCGAGCACCATCCACAGGATGAAAGCGGGGATGATGAGGAAGACCAGGGCCTTGCCCACGTTGGAGCGGATGAACTGCATCATGTGGAAACGGACTCCGCGCTGGGATCCGAAGCGCCGGCTGGCGATTCGGCGTCTGAAGGTGCCGGGAAACCGCGTTTCATGCGGGAAAGCAAGCCGCCCAAAATAGTTGGAGCGCCGCGCCCACGCAACCCGGCGGCGTTGTTGACAGTAGCTGAGCGCCAGATTTAAGTTGCACCCCCTGTCACCCCAGCCTCGCCCCGGCTTTTCTCGCGCCCCGTTACACGGTATGGCCGATCTTTCTCCTGAGCTGGCGTCCCGGATTCAGCAGCTGGAAACCAGCTACGCCGGCAACCCGGGCCGCTTCTTCGTGGCCCTGGCCGGTGCCTGGCGCGACGCGGGGGAAATTTCCCGGGCCGAAGAGATCCTGCGCGAAAACCTGAAGCGGCACCACGGCCTGAGCGCGCACGTGCTGCTGGGGCGGTGCCTAGCGGACCGCGGGGCGCACCAGGAAGCGGCCAACGAGTTCCACTACGTTCTTTCCATCGACGCGCAGAACCTGATCGCCCTGCGCACCCTGGCCGAAATGGCGCAGGCCAACGGCCGGTTGGATGAGGCGCGGCGCTGGTACGGCGAGCTGCTGTCGGTGGATCCCGTGAACGCCGACGCCCGCGCCGCCCTCGCGGCCCTGGACCGCCCCGGCGCCGACGCGGCCACGGTGGACGAGCCCGTGCAGGTGGGCACCAGCTGGGGCGGCGCGGGCGAGGGGCTGCCTGTGGCCGGCGGCGCGGACGCGGGCTTCGCGGATGATGCGGAACGTGGCGAGTTCGGGATGGTGAACCTTGCCCCGGTGCCGTCCGACGGGGCCGACGCGACCGTGGGGCTGGACACGTGGGGCGACATCGCCATCGACGA is a window of Longimicrobium sp. DNA encoding:
- a CDS encoding transposase encodes the protein MQLLRLVDSIPEPPPPSKRQRGRPLVYSERLFLKLLVIMVLRRLYRVHELFSVLSEPSAEIAEIRALLFPDGKMPARRTFERRLKRLPTTLPALIACLGHHLVQLYQPWERCARAVAADSTTLRACGAPWHMNDRKAGVVPNTSIDTEAHWTRSGWHGWVYGWKLHVVITVASVWIPLSARLRPANEADNVVVLPMLDELPPEVRFVMADSQYNCKQLHSACNQAGRHLVAGSRSKRPRTDDGAIVRQMLHSIRHHSIENFNGLFKNIFDFRRPVTTRGLANTARLALGALLLYQLALLHRYQTGDLNQIGIKAFLRSA
- a CDS encoding multicopper oxidase family protein: MTQEPASPPPGRRRPLQELLAAFAVAAAITAGVGWPGMMQAASGPAALAMEGAAPADTPKARVRPVAPRDYADSLRDPPVVRSVGGVLNATLAVNMAPLLVDTFATRSDTTSSGQVDTTTFTNQTTMNLRSYRLTSTTDPAYQSILPLAPAFPGPTFRVQRGDLVRIRLINNLPMGGPRESNEACIQPATDSVGGLTIPDVFQACFHGPNYTNIHYHGMHVTPDSTSTAVGDDVLMVIAPGDTLQYSFRIPQNQSPGTHWYHPHKHGSVAIQVANGMAGAFIVDDPATGLDSIVKALRMREHLMAIQQVAERVGLLGHQGELDKSPVLVNGQYQPTVYMAPGEVQRWRIVNENTTRTTKTFQIGFADSAGREPLLYDIARDGVQFSPGNYTTRYADTALFMAPGQRLDVFVQAPTTPGTHVFHAVHNGGASRATRDRSLRAGSDILPDAEPRDETAPPGAVLFRVVVDPTLRGRNTRLPTSLPPLPGFLAETLPVQRDTALIVFTDSLGQQPTQFYLGSRLNPFQRYDDNSVFVPSDTVGTAMPMALGQTQTWKIVNNSQQGINHPFHIHINPFQVNRVVYFPGDPFGELYEQLNAAADSGRPIWLDVLPLPQARQDTAGNGIPNTAYAVITQKYDTFKGCPDGNCGPPTGAFVMHCHILGHEERGMMQVLEVVEPWDQASAPRAPTGAHPPGQGHGGHGSGGQAPGHRH
- a CDS encoding peptidylprolyl isomerase — encoded protein: MMQFIRSNVGKALVFLIIPAFILWMVLEIGMEVMGGAGARAGALGSVNGSAITVQAYNDAYNAMMQQAQQQGTEITPETERAIREQAWDQLVAEILLRQELSRRRIRVTDQEILWAARNLPQPDLAQQEIFLTNGQFDLQKYRAFLGSARATPEIFAQLEQYYRESLPRQKLINQLSAGRFLSDAELWRAFQDRSETVTVDYVALPLEKLAPTAPTVTQAEIRRYYDEHRDDFDRPQGARLKVAYLPLTITEADRAGTIRQAQELRQELAGGADFAEVARRESDDTGSAQQGGDLGTFGRGQMVPSFDSAAFALPVNEISQPVVSQFGVHLIQVQERTGEQVKARHILLSFEKDPQEVDRLEKQLEAVAANAERLGLRRASQGVQGITFRDSVELTSETAFLPGVGPAQEALNWAQQAQVDIAAGDGSNVSEVLESPQALYLVQLDEYYGAGKMTLAQATPRIRDRLIRDKRIEAAMGAANKILGQVRGGQSLEQVAQANGLAVQRTGPFSRVMGNPVFGQANAAIGVAFGTPVGQVGPVARTEAGLFLIRPYERTEADRAQFDAQKAAQRQQSAQAMQQELFMQWLRNARENAEIKDNREKLLNQSAAA